Proteins from one Juglans microcarpa x Juglans regia isolate MS1-56 chromosome 6S, Jm3101_v1.0, whole genome shotgun sequence genomic window:
- the LOC121237081 gene encoding secreted RxLR effector protein 161-like produces the protein MNSKTKPVSIPMAPYFKLSALQSPKSDEERDYVKNVLYASVVGSLMYAMVCTRLDISQAVSLVSRYMHNPRKTHCHAAKWILRYILGTIDLGLKFEKSEDSLVTGYVGSDYAGDLDKRRSTTEYVFTMAGGPVSWRSILQSTIALSSTEVEYMVVTEDVKEAIWL, from the coding sequence ATGAACTCGAAGACGAAACCTGTAAGTATTCCAATGGCTCCATATTTCAAACTCAGTGCATTGCAGTCTCCTAAAAGTGATGAAGAGCGGGACTATGTAAAAAATGTCCTGTATGCAAGTGTTGTAGGAAGCTTAATGTATGCCATGGTGTGTACACGACTTGATATCTCCCAGGCCGTTAGCTTAGTCAGCCGTTATATGCATAATCCTAGAAAGACACATTGCCATGCGGCTAAATGGATTCTACGATACATTCTAGGGACCATAGATCTTGGTTTAAAGTTTGAGAAGAGTGAAGATAGTCTAGTAACTGGATATGTTGGCTCAGACTATGCTGGTGATCTTGACAAACGACGATCGACAACTGAATATGTGTTCACTATGGCTGGAGGACCAGTTAGTTGGCGATCTATTTTGCAGTCTACAATTGCACTATCCTCAACAGAGGTTGAATACATGGTTGTGACAGAAGACGTGAAAGAAGCCATTTGGTTATAG
- the LOC121237082 gene encoding AT-hook motif nuclear-localized protein 23-like produces the protein MAGLDLGPSPARYMHHLQRPDFNHQRQQQQHHQQHQQTDSDDDNNQAGQYSGDHQDDGHHQGLELVAGNAAGPGDIVGRRPRGRPPGSKNKPRPPVIITRESANTLRAHILEVGSGCDVFDCVATYARRRQRGICILSGSGTVTNVVLRQPAGAGAVVTLHGRFEILSLSGSFLPPPAPPGATSLTIFLAGGQGQVVGGSVVGELTAAGPVIVIASSFTNVAYERLPLDEEEQLQIQQPASQDSGGGGGSGGVGNNPFPDPSVGFPFLNLPLNMPPNVQLPVDGNWAGNSSARGPF, from the coding sequence AtggctggtttggatttagGCCCTTCCCCAGCTCGCTACATGCACCACCTTCAAAGGCCGGACTTTAACCACCAGAGGCAACAACAGCAACATCATCAACAACATCAACAGACTGATTCCGATGACGACAACAACCAAGCCGGACAGTACTCCGGGGATCACCAGGACGATGGTCACCATCAGGGCCTCGAGCTGGTGGCCGGCAACGCAGCGGGACCCGGGGACATCGTGGGTCGGAGACCCCGAGGCCGACCCCCAGGGTCCAAGAACAAGCCCAGACCACCGGTCATAATCACCCGAGAGAGCGCAAACACCCTCAGAGCCCATATTCTTGAGGTCGGAAGCGGCTGCGATGTGTTCGACTGTGTCGCCACCTACGCGCGCCGTCGACAGCGCGGGATCTGTATTCTAAGTGGCAGCGGGACCGTCACCAATGTTGTCCTCAGGCAGCCAGCTGGGGCAGGAGCCGTAGTCACGCTTCATGGGAGGTTTGAGATACTCTCGCTCTCTGGATCTTTCCTGCCACCGCCGGCCCCACCTGGTGCAACCAGCCTGACAATATTCTTAGCCGGTGGGCAGGGCCAGGTGGTGGGAGGTAGTGTGGTAGGGGAGTTGACCGCAGCCGGGCCAGTCATCGTCATAGCGTCGTCGTTTACTAATGTTGCATACGAAAGGTTGCCACTGGACGAGGAGGAGCAGCTCCAAATTCAGCAGCCTGCATCGCAGGATTCGGGTGGTGGCGGTGGTAGCGGAGGTGTGGGGAACAATCCATTTCCGGACCCGTCTGTGGGGTTTCCTTTCTTGAATTTGCCGCTTAATATGCCGCCGAATGTTCAGTTACCAGTTGATGGAAATTGGGCTGGGAATTCATCTGCACGAGGTCCGTTCTGA